AATTCCACAAATGAGTAGTGACCTTGCACACAGGAAGTATGTGAAGAAAATACAGGTTTCCATTTTATAGAGAAGTGACATTGAACAGCCTGAATGGAGGATGTGCGGCTGAGGGCTCCAACAGAAAAGATAAGTTTAAGGTTGTTGGTCTTTGTGTTACCCAGAAGGTTCTGTAGGGTTGTCGtgatgattttttattttttttttaaccttagcAGAGCATATTGCACAAGTTCAACCAGGCGTTCACATATAAATGTCCATACTATAATAAAGCTTTGAAATGTTACAATGTTATTCACCGGCTCTCCATTTGAATATTTATTGTGCTTCTTGCCTTGACTGGGACAATTGAAAAAGCACAACCTTTGCATATAAAATAAGTACCTATTACTGCAGAAAAGTCAGGCTGGAATAGGTTTTAGGTTTAGTACCACGGCCTTTTATCAGAGTGTGTGAGAGCCAAATAAGTAAAAATCACCAACTTATTGCTAATATTAACataacattataaaaaaaacgaTGTATTATCCTCTTTATGTCCGAGCCAATTACCCAACATATTTTACCCGTCTTGATGTCACTCTGCCTTGATTTATAGGTTTATCCTAAATGTAGCCTACCCAAACCGGCTAAATAATTGatcttaaatgtaaatattgccattgttttgtgtctctccaGTAAACATGAAGCAGGAAGCTGCGAGGATTGAGCAGAAATACGAAGGAAGACACAAGCCTCGCTCAGATACACCTTCATTTAGTTGCTTCCTGGCGCTCGTTGGCCGGATGCTCTTCTACAGCCCCATTTGGACCGAGGAGAACCAGCAGCACCACAACATCCGGTTCATTCATGTACATTTCAGTGCCTGGCACTTTGCAGGCAGCGACCTGCTTTGGGCCGGCATTGCCATGCGGCTGTTTCAGGCCATGCAGATCAAATTTGGGAAATTACAGATTGCACTCTACCGTGTGACTCaacatgatgaagaggaggaactgaagaagaagGTTTGTGAATGAACTTTTCTCAGTTATAAGCAaagagtctgcagccatgctGGCGGCTCTGTGTGGCTGTACTCAGGTGCagctgtgctttgagctaaatccATGTTAACacgctcacaatgacaatgtttaCATGCTGGTGTTGGTTCTGGTGACAGTGAGGTCTGTTGTGTTTCTCCAAAGTGAAATCACTCGTCATTCATTGTAGCCTACTGGAATGGCAGCTCAAGTCTCAGTGGCGCAAATCAGACAAGATATAATAAGAAGATATGCAGGGATGGAAAGAGTAGGCTAACTATAATATTTTACTCTCCATTAAAAGTACTGTTACAAATGGTTGCCTTAAAAGCCCCTTTCAGAGGGTGCACATACTACTGTGTCAAAACAATCCCCCTCGGTATCAACAAGCAAATCTTACAGCATCAAACTACAATTAACACCAATGTCTGCAAAATTATAATCATATTGTCACCTCACCAGTGATGGATGAACAGGTGCCACCTTGAACTTTAAAGATAAGAAGCACATTTTTCaacaagaaacaagaaaaatCACATCATAAGAGACATCAGAATTCCTCAAATGAGTAGTGACCTTGCACGGGAAATATGTGACATATGCGCAAACCAGACAAGATATACTGTAATTAGAAGATATGCAGGATTGGGAAGAGTAGGCTACTATAATATTTTACTCAAGTTAAGTAAAATTACTTGTGTACAAATGTAATTAGATGAAAGTAAAAAGGAGGTCAGttaaaatgtagcctacatattTAAAAAGGGAAGGGGGGTTAGAGGAAGggttaacaaaaaaacaatttagcctatatgatgatgatattataTGATAGACcaattaaataaaagaagaattTTAGGTTACAAAAAGTGTATTAACATGTCAGCATAtacacatctaaccctaaccacacCACAAGAGCCCCTCTGTCCAAACCTACAAGCAtattattcctttaaagagCACTTTGCAGCCTGTGCAACAACTGAGACATCATCATACACAACCGGAAAAGAGGAACATAAACatgaccaacaataaataaataaatagagctACCACTGGGGCAGGTGAAACAAGGAATATAAAGCAACATAGCTTGACTCTCTTTCAGattcaacaacaaaataaaacatcccCACGGAAGACAACACAGAcgcataaacaataaaaaataaaaacatacagcaGCTGCAGCCAAAAACACATATTAAAGCAGAGATAGTGCTGCACAGTTATAACACATCTCTGGAGAAGGAGTGAGTTGTTGTACTCACTGGTCTGAAGGCTCAGTCTGAAGACAATCTGCTCCAGGTTCAACTTCTCTGCTCCTTCATTCTCAAAGCCTAATATATCCAGTCAACTCAGCTTCTCTGTCCCACTAGAACCAGTCCtagtctctctgtcccactaaaACCAGTCCcagtctctctgtcccactaaaAACAGTCCcagtctctctgtcccactaaaAACAGTCCcagtctctctgtcccactaaaAACAGTCCaagtctctctgtcccactaaaAACAGTCCcagtctctctgtcccactaaaaccagtctctctgtcccactaagCCCCTCAAAGTTGTCAAACATTTGGAGCTAAATGAGGCTCTGCAGTCACTGTGATGGAGATTTAGCCTGTAGCTGAAACAGCAGAAAGGCCTCAGACACCTCACTGGAGGTAAAAGTTCCTCTGTGGATGCAGAAGTCACCATGGAGAGCATCTTAGCATTTAGCATTTACCCAGCatgcaatttatttattttttcaataaactttattttaaatttgcaaacaatacaaacaaaaaataaatcaacagatAGGTAaccaatacatactgtataaaggaaataaagggatgaataaaaacaaacaaacataaaaaagtaataaaaaacacaaacatgccaggggttaaaataaataaataataggaacttaagtaaaaacattaaaatgggagCAACTAACTCAGagcctttctgtttttttcagaagatattgtcttaatatatagttccatttctttcttaaaaacattaaagggagGTTTAACTCTCGCAAATTTGCATTTATGAATGTAAAACTTTGCGACAATGATAATGAGATTGATTAAAAACATTCTATCTCGTATACTGTGTTGAACCTTAAAACATTTTCCAGTAGCAGTTCAAAGTCACGGACAATATTTTCCAAGATAAATCTACAAATATCGTGCCACAGTTTAcgggtgtgtgtgtacatttacaGAACAGATGGACAATAGTTTCAGTATGGGAATCACACAAGGCACAGCTGCAGTGACGTCTAATCTGCTCCTcgtttgttctgttttgttttgtttctatgAAAAAATTCAGAAAGTGGAGGTCAGTCTTAACGATTGGAGCTCCAAAAAGGTTTGCTGCTGCCCTCTGTGGTTTCTCGTCCTGTCCATTCTTATGGTACCAATTATCATCCTGGTATCCGTGTTGGCTTTCGGCCTTCCCGACCCTGAGGAGATACCAGGCGGGGCGGTGAATGGAACAACCAGCCAGGTGGGTGTGCTGGAGGGCCTGGTCATTGCTGCAATAGGAGTCCCTGCAGCCAGCGCACTGAGATTTGCCTTCATGATGGGTAAGAACCTCCTCTTCAACCCGGATCTGAACATCAAGAGGGGGATGGATAATGAGCGGGTCAGCAGCCAGCTGGGCTTCATGAACGAAGTGAGGAAGGAAATGTGGTTTCTGTCTGAGTTCATCCAGTTCATGGAGGTgtttgagaggaggaggatacgAGTGGTGCTGAAGATCACCAATCTGGACCGCTGCTCCCCCAAGAAGATCGTTGCAGTTCTGGAGGCCATCAACATTCTGCTTTCAAATGAGAAAAGTCCGTATATTTCCATCCTGGCCGTCAACCCAGATGTACTTGTGCAGAAAGTGAACTTTGCAGACGGCTGCTTCAGCAAAGAAGACCGAGCGTATGCACTGTTGAACCGCATCGTGACTCTGGCCTTCACTGTCCCACCACTGTGTGATGATTCAAAGCAACGTTTATTTGACGTCCTCACTGGCAATCCAAAACCCTCCAAGGACATAAGCGAGTGCGAAGATAAACGTAGCACTGTGGGCCTCAAAAAAACCTCTTcctcagatttattttctgtGGAGATTGCATTTGAAACGGAAGAGTCCTGTCCACTGGTGGATAAAACTACAGCAGCACTGGatgtgaaggaggaggaagtaGAGACGTTGGTGAGGAGCATCCTGACCAGCGATGAAAGGAATCTAAACACGTACATGTTTGATGATGCCATGTCTATGAGGAGGGCGATCAACTCCATTCGAGTGACTGTGATAATCATGAATGCCTTGAAGAGAGAGCTTCCTCGACCAGAATACGTGGCAGCGTGGGTGGTCCTGGCCAATCAGTGGCCTTGCCGCCTCAGCTGGATCATCCAGTGTGTGGAAGACGCTCAGCAGAGAGCAGATATTGATCGTAACTGTGTGGACAACACTGAGGATTCAAGGGACTTGTGGCAAGTCTTCAGCGGGTCCAGGGCAGAGCTGTATGTGATGAGTGGACAGATTGAAGACCTCCTCGAGCAGGATGGCGATCCTGAGATGTTTGAAAGATTTCTCACGGTAGATTTCCAATTCACCGTAAAGGACTTGAAGCTATTTGAAGAGTCGACGGTGAACCTGGATCATTCAATCAGGAAGGAGCTGGCTCACATCAGAGGGACATCCAGGCTGAAGGATTCTGGTTGGATGAGGAATCTAGCTCCTCTGCCAATCACAACGATCATCAAGATGGACACAGAGGGTGTCTGTGAAGAGGTACGTAACTTCCTTAAAGTTGCGATCTTTAAGATTTCAATCCTGGTTGATTTGGAAACACTTGAGCAGCTACGTTATCAAAAGTACAACAGAGGAACAACTGGTGCATCTGTTGAGAAGTGCAGCCAAACAAATTCATGTTGTTCAGCCAATAATTGGCCTTTATCCATCATGCCTTGAGCAACAACGATCTGATTTCCACATGGCACAAGGAGTTGGAGGTGCAGGCAGCCGCCAACAGCTCACGATGGCTGCTCCTTCTTGTTAGAGTTTGAGTTTATTTGCGTTCATGCTCACAGTTAACTGAATAGAAGCAGAATAGaatctgtcagtgtgctgacttgactatgacttgccccaaactgtatgtgattatcataaagtgggcatgtctgtaagggggagactcgtgggtacccataaaacccatttccattcacatatcttgaggtcagaggtcaaaagacCCCTTTTTAAATGACCATGCCTGTTTtcgtcgccaaaatttagcgtaagtttggagcattatttagcctccttcgggacaagctagtatgaccaatggattccttaggttttcaagtttcacatgatgccagtatcgtcactctagctttaaaacggagcccactacaacctaaaaattgtaaGAAGCCTTggagaaattagtggcgttaaaacgaatttgcgttaacgcattgttatcgcattaactgacagccctacttaataCCATGCAGTCAGGTGAGTAAGCAGTCAACAGTGAGGCTGTTAGCAATgagataaaataacaaaaagtaaCACTGAATCATTTCCTGTGAATCCTGTGTGCGTATGTTAGGCAATTTTAATCAAGCACGGGAATGGCGCACCCTGCCACTAACAATAAAAATGACTATATAGAGAGGTATATACTGAATGTAAATACAGTGAATGGCTTTTGTTGAAAATTAAGaccataaataaattagtaTCCCCAAAACAGGGTTTAATTTCATGTAAATTTTAAGGAATGTAACTTTAATGTCCCTTTGTTACAAAGCAGTATTATCTCAGTAAACCCTATTACTCCTCTGTGTTTATAATGCTTATCTTCTTTTTCCTAGTTGGAGAGGCTGGACTACCCCAGCAAGTATATCGATATTGTGAGAGACAATGACCTCAGCGGTTCGGCACTGGTCTTTGGTGATACAGATGACCTTAAAGAGATCCTACATATGACCTTTGGTGAATGGGCAAATTTCAGACTGCACTTCCTGGGTTTCCCATCACGTCTCCGACCACCATACAAGAACATGGCACTGACGCCTTCTCATCCCCAGAACCAGCTGCCGGGGTTCCCCTTGCATGTTGCCCATCGGTACTGGTCTAATCCCAATCTAGTTAACATTAAGTAAGTGTGATATCCCCAAAATTATGATCCGCATGTTGAACATTCATAATAATTACAGTAACAATGCAAAAACTTGCAGAGTTTGGGAGTTTATTTAAGCGTGAAGTAATTACATTCACTTTGTTAACCACAGGAGCTTTTAATAAACTCTTGATTCTGCTTAGAAAAATGTGTAATCTCCTGTTAACTATGTCAAACAATTATCACATTCATGTTTGCTAACTTAAGATGGACAAGCAGTGATAGCTGTATGTTACCTAGATGTCCAATCATGTATACATCAACCTTAGTTGACGTGATTGTACACGTTCAGGGATCACTTATTCCTATAATAGGTATTTTTCACGCCATATGTTTCGAACTGTCACAGTATAGGAAAAGCACATTTATGATGGCTGCGTGTCATTTAGCTGCTGGTATTGTGTAtgttggctcactgtcacacggTAACGGCTTATCACTGTGACACTTTCATAAAATGGAGCCATTGCTTATGTCACTAATGAcgcctgtgcttttcctgctatgacaagtcagaGTGTGAAAAAGACCTGTTATGagttactgttgttgttttttctgtcaATGTATTATAGAAGGTGGCGAATAGAAAAGGAAGATAAAAAGCTGTGAAATGTTAcctaaacaaaacacacaaactattgTTCAAACGTTGCCTTTAAAGTCATTTTCAGAACTATTAAAATATAGAATTATGCTCAAGAGGCTCTACTTTCAGTCTTTCACTCTTCCTTTGCCACTCTAACGTGCAAAAGTGTGACATGCACATGAAGATTTGTATCTTACTGTAAATTGAGGGGTGTTTAAGCAACGATTCAGGCTTTAATTCACTGGGATGGTTAGCAGGCTTCCTCATGCACACATTTGCAACTTGATTGTaggctttgttgttgttgttgttttggatttattttctgttgtttgtATTGTAACTTGTAAATTCTGTAAAAAGTGAATGATTATAATGAGGTGTGTGATGTGTCTGTCACACATCATGACTGCATGCTTCACAAACTTAACTCTTAACAAGCTGTGGAAATCCCTACACATTGCATCTATTTCAGGGCCGTAACAGGCATTAAGAGGGTATATTTGGTATTTTATTGATTGAAATTCACTATGATGTGTTTGggaatactttattgatccagaagAACATATTGTACTTATTAATATGTGCTGCAGTAAACTGTACAACTCATATGCATATGCAAAAGTGTCCCATAATAAAAATGCTCATCCaagcaaatatatttttctgttgatgtgTAGcactttgcattttttttttttttctaaatacatTTGTCAGTTTACAAACAGCCCAAGCAATATGCTGACTCATTAATGATATTTTTACATCAAAGCATTCTCATGTTAAATAATCAGCTGAAGGTTCATTTCATCTGAATTCCTTTGAACTATTTCCCTCAGAAAGTTGCAAACATTCATTTGGCTAAAAATACGAGGCTAACAATCCCGAGGCATTTACAGTTCAAGCAGCAACATTTCACTACCACACATACTGAAAGCATACAGTACTATACAGTCAGCATACAGGTTACTTTAAAAGATGAttctgtattctttctaatCATGATAGCACCACCTGATATATTTTCTCCCAACTCACTGTGGATGTGGACAAATCAACAGTCATGGAAAAATTCTTTGGATAAAATATTTACCTATTGAGCCGGTTCATCACCATTTGATATCAACCATATCCAGTGGATTTATCAACACTTAATGGTTTGTATATGAGCCTTGCTCCCAGTAATGGCTCATTTCTAAGGTTTTCTTGAAACATGATATCTATTTTTTCATGTTAGCAAGAGAAGACATCATTACAATATCCTAAAGACCACAGCGGTTGCATTGTAATTATTCCTACTGAGGTATAAAAGCTCAAAGGTGAACAGGCTGGTAAATTCTGCTTTCAGTCTATACTCTGTCTAATTAagatgcatatatatataataaggcATAAGTTACAACTTACTGCATGTAAGTCACATTTTAACCATTATTTGCATTTTAAGACACATAGTTCATATATTCAAGGCACATGTGTAATTCAATATAACGTCAAACAACAATCTATTCAAATTCAAGACAATTTTAGACATAGCAGTTGTCAATCATGCTCATGGTAAAGTTATAATAGACTGGGACACCACGTCTTTTCTACGAGAGAAAAACTAATTTGGACAATTTaggaatgtttaaaaaaaattacatttgcatataaaagaatatttaaaaaaaaagacaaacaggcACCTTTATGACAACACCAcactgatatatatttatatttttaaatggatCCCAGATTTAAATTACTAATATTTGTAGTACTGTTATAACGCCAGGTCCTCATGTTGTTATGGAGCAGCTCTCCTGGATATTTTACCATCACAGACATAGCAGGAACTCTTCCAGGTTGTTTGGCCGGAAGCAGCTCACTTGCGTCCCAACGACTCCGCCAGCTTCTTGAGCCTTTTCTTGAGCTCCAGAGGAAACTTCTCGTAACACTTTTTACAAACAGGCTTCATGTCAAACTCAACAAACTTGTTCCTgcaaggaaggaaagaaagaccACGTCAATACTAAATATAATGACTTGTCTCTAGCTCACATTAACCTTTCAGATTTCCCTCCCAACTGCATCATTTCTTATCTAAATACTATCATCGCTGCAGGTTaacatttatttgaaattaTATTAGCATTAGGGCCAGACTTTTAGGAGTAACACCCATCTTCTGATCTGGAATCTTGGAAACCATTGAATTTATCATGCAGCTTTGTCTTTAAGTGCAAGCTCAAGTGCTACTAAAACAATTACTTGTCTCATtcaaaagaacaaaaataaagcTTGAGGGAAGCTTATGTTTATCATAAGTACATCGACAAACAGTTTAATCATTTAAGTCAattttaataacaaaaatacGGCGGCACACtgcaacataaaaaaacacatgcaaatagccaaaacacaagcaaatggaGAAAACCTCTTCACCAGACAAAATATGCACAGAATTCAGTTCCAGATTGTTGATTGAACAAAACcagacatttaaagacgtcaccATGGACTCTAggaaatgtgatttatttttctattttatgacattttataaaagcaatcaactaatccattaattgaACAGAGTAATtgataacaaaaataattgttagccTACTCATAGGCATCGATTGAGCCAAACTTACGTTTGATATAAATGTATACTAAGGTTTTGCACAAACaccattaaaggggacctattacgcttttgtgctttttccctttcctttatgtgttatatagtattttgtgcatgtaaaaggtctgcaaagttacaaagcccaaagtccacgccaaagagagttactctcccccaccgaaacactgctcctgaactgcctgaaacaccttgaatGAAGTCCTGcgttttcttccataacgtggtgatgtcaccaagtaatacatttgcataacggctagtttaggacaccctcaaacaaagctagttagagcggagctggggCAGAGTCCaatttggttcggttgaccaatcagaactgtACGCCAGCTGACAaatcagagcaggctgggcCTTTTTTTGGGAgttcaaacagagggtgaaaagagatgctgcagcacagccggtatgagaaaagtaaagccttttttgaacattaaagcatgtaaacatgttctagtagaaacctaaaatacaagtatgcacctgacaATAAGCATAagaggtcctctttaacataaaacaattgCAAGGTGTTGGTTTTActtaaatgacaaataatgacATCATGCCATACTGTCAAACAAGGAAGACCACAGAAAAAGAGGAAGGCAGAGAGATCACCAACCAACAGATGGAGTGGTGAGTTGTAAAGAATAACTCTACGGACAGACGGCAGGTTTTTTCTTGCGGTCTTTGGCATCACGCTCACGCCGAGCCAGGCGACGTTTCAGCTCCTCGGGCATGCGCTCATAGCAGTGCTTGCACACCGGCTTCAGGTCAATTTCAACAAACTTATCTCTGAGTAACCATAGAAGTGACGTGAAGCATGTAAGAGGTGAAATTGGAGGAAAGGGGCAAAAAGGGCCAAAGAGGGAAGAGTAGTGTAGCAGGAGAGTGAAATACAAAGACAAGAGTTAAGACTGACACCAAAGTAGGGGTTCAGTAGGAGTGTTATAGAAAATTGAGAGGAAAACAACAATCAGCTGGTAGTATTTTACAGGATTAGTTGGCAAAAAGAAACTATTATGAACATCATCACTTACTTGAGAGTGAGTTTTGTGTTGCAGGTGGAGCATGAGAAACAACTGACACACCAGGCCTTGTTGAGAGCAGACACCACTGAGGGGAGTCAcgggagaaaaaaaggaaataatgaACATTCAATtgttctgtgacattttatgcAAATGACTTAAAACACTGTACTGAATATGAGCTTTATTATATTGATACTCACCATCACCTTCAATCACACGGTTGCAGTGGTAGCACACATCGCCGAAGAGCTTGATAATAGAGAAATACGGAGATTGGGTTTTTGTACAGCAAGCATTTCTAATATTATGACGTCTGTCATGTCCTCCAAAGCCTTTATTTGACTTGGCTCTTTTGTTCCTTACCTGATTATAATGAGTCTCACAGTAAGCCAACCCCTTCCTCTCATAATGCCGATGACCGAGGAAAGGCTTCTCACACTTGGCACACACGAAATgctgtaaacaaaaacaaatgttgctgagggagaggggggaaaaacTCCTAACGAAGGCATGTGAAACTGACTAGAGAAGCAGGTGCCAACACAATatgaatattacatgaatgtttATTTAGttggaaatgtttttaaaagttaTAGACTTGACCTATGGAGAAATACTACTGTTGTAATCCTTTAGCCCACCAGTGTAGTGTGGTGTCCCAGAGTGTTTTTTAAATAGTTCTACTTCTCTGGTGCCTGCCAGATAGAAGTTCCTGAAGTGGGTAGATACTAAATTAATTTCAGCTAATGACTTGTCTTTACCATTAAATTGACTGCTATACACTGTTGATAGTCTTTTTGAACAGTATAAAACTCAGCAGCCTCCAGACAGATGAACACACAACTTGATCTGCTGCGCTCTGCCTCAGGAGAAATAATCTTTTTAAAAGTGCTCACATTTCTCCTACCACCTCAAATTAGCTCATTAACAGTGTTTTGGTACTAAAGtggtttatttaattaattacatttcCCTGTGCATAAGTACTGGTAACGAAAAGTGAAATTCATTAAAGAGTTTTATTCTGCTTCTATGTGAAGGCACTACATATATTATCAACACCATCAAGGTGGCAACTCAATGGAAAGATAATG
This window of the Sebastes fasciatus isolate fSebFas1 chromosome 2, fSebFas1.pri, whole genome shotgun sequence genome carries:
- the nkpd1 gene encoding NTPase KAP family P-loop domain-containing protein 1 isoform X2, yielding MSHHAVIMSKPTKDDIYAYALSKTLTKVSSPATVGLYSSCENRLNMILGQMEVNMKQEAARIEQKYEGRHKPRSDTPSFSCFLALVGRMLFYSPIWTEENQQHHNIRFIHVHFSAWHFAGSDLLWAGIAMRLFQAMQIKFGKLQIALYRVTQHDEEEELKKKKVEVSLNDWSSKKVCCCPLWFLVLSILMVPIIILVSVLAFGLPDPEEIPGGAVNGTTSQVGVLEGLVIAAIGVPAASALRFAFMMGKNLLFNPDLNIKRGMDNERVSSQLGFMNEVRKEMWFLSEFIQFMEVFERRRIRVVLKITNLDRCSPKKIVAVLEAINILLSNEKSPYISILAVNPDVLVQKVNFADGCFSKEDRAYALLNRIVTLAFTVPPLCDDSKQRLFDVLTGNPKPSKDISECEDKRSTVGLKKTSSSDLFSVEIAFETEESCPLVDKTTAALDVKEEEVETLVRSILTSDERNLNTYMFDDAMSMRRAINSIRVTVIIMNALKRELPRPEYVAAWVVLANQWPCRLSWIIQCVEDAQQRADIDRNCVDNTEDSRDLWQVFSGSRAELYVMSGQIEDLLEQDGDPEMFERFLTVDFQFTVKDLKLFEESTVNLDHSIRKELAHIRGTSRLKDSGWMRNLAPLPITTIIKMDTEGVCEELERLDYPSKYIDIVRDNDLSGSALVFGDTDDLKEILHMTFGEWANFRLHFLGFPSRLRPPYKNMALTPSHPQNQLPGFPLHVAHRYWSNPNLVNIK
- the nkpd1 gene encoding NTPase KAP family P-loop domain-containing protein 1 isoform X1, with translation MSGYHLKTSHLNARQSKLRRRRKKAVKGVFSESCMSHHAVIMSKPTKDDIYAYALSKTLTKVSSPATVGLYSSCENRLNMILGQMEVNMKQEAARIEQKYEGRHKPRSDTPSFSCFLALVGRMLFYSPIWTEENQQHHNIRFIHVHFSAWHFAGSDLLWAGIAMRLFQAMQIKFGKLQIALYRVTQHDEEEELKKKKVEVSLNDWSSKKVCCCPLWFLVLSILMVPIIILVSVLAFGLPDPEEIPGGAVNGTTSQVGVLEGLVIAAIGVPAASALRFAFMMGKNLLFNPDLNIKRGMDNERVSSQLGFMNEVRKEMWFLSEFIQFMEVFERRRIRVVLKITNLDRCSPKKIVAVLEAINILLSNEKSPYISILAVNPDVLVQKVNFADGCFSKEDRAYALLNRIVTLAFTVPPLCDDSKQRLFDVLTGNPKPSKDISECEDKRSTVGLKKTSSSDLFSVEIAFETEESCPLVDKTTAALDVKEEEVETLVRSILTSDERNLNTYMFDDAMSMRRAINSIRVTVIIMNALKRELPRPEYVAAWVVLANQWPCRLSWIIQCVEDAQQRADIDRNCVDNTEDSRDLWQVFSGSRAELYVMSGQIEDLLEQDGDPEMFERFLTVDFQFTVKDLKLFEESTVNLDHSIRKELAHIRGTSRLKDSGWMRNLAPLPITTIIKMDTEGVCEELERLDYPSKYIDIVRDNDLSGSALVFGDTDDLKEILHMTFGEWANFRLHFLGFPSRLRPPYKNMALTPSHPQNQLPGFPLHVAHRYWSNPNLVNIK